A single window of Hyla sarda isolate aHylSar1 chromosome 2, aHylSar1.hap1, whole genome shotgun sequence DNA harbors:
- the LOC130357178 gene encoding oocyte zinc finger protein XlCOF6-like translates to MESLQESSGGTMSGLENPISENGEKPFSCPECGKYFSKKSHLVTHERTHTGEKPFSCSECVKSFSQKSQLMEHIKTHTGEKPFSCPECVKCFRNKSHLVEHMKTHTGEKPFSCPECVKSFSFKLSLVDHMRTHTGEKPFSCAECVKCFSQKSSLVDHMRTHTGEKPFSCPECVKCFSQKSHLEKHRRTHTGEKPFSCPECVKSFSQKSHLERHMRTHTGEKPFSCPECVKSFSHKSHLVEHMRTHTGEEPFSCPECVKSFSKKSHLEKHMRTHTGEKPFSCPECVKSFTHKTSLVHHMRTHTGEKPFSCPECVKCFSHKSSLVGHMRTHTGEKPFSCPECVKCFSQKSHLEKHRRTHTGEKPFSCPECVKSFSQKSHLERHMRTHTGEKPFSCPECVKSFSHKSHLVEHMRTHTGEEPFSCPECVKSFSKKSHLEKHMRTHTGEKPFSCPECVKSFTHKTSLVHHMRTHTGEKPFSCPECVKCFSHKSHLVHHMRTHTGEKPFSCPECVKCFSHKSSLVGHMRTHTGEKPFSCPECVKSFSKKSHLEKHMRTHTGEKPFSCPECVKSFTHKTSLVHHMRTHTGEEPFSCPECVKCFSHKSHLVHHMRTHTGEKPFSCPECVKCFSHKSNLEKHKRTHTGEKPFSCPECGKCFSQKSSLEKHMRIHTGEKPCSTKKQTFHNPPQLLKIPCGVQYLQ, encoded by the exons ATGGAATCTTTACAGGAAAGTTCTGGAGGAACAATGAGTGGACTAGAAAACCCCATATCAGAGAATG gagagaagccattttcatgtccggaatgtggaaaatattttagtaagaaatcacatcttgtaactcatgagagaactcacacaggagagaagccattttcatgttcagaatgtgtgaAGAGTTTTAGTCAAAAATCACAACTCATGGAACAtataaaaactcacacaggagagaagccattttcatgtccggaaTGTGTGAAGTGTTTTAGGAATAAATCCCATCTCGTAGAACATatgaaaactcacacaggagagaagccattttcatgtccggaaTGTGTGAAGAGTTTTAGTTTTAAATTAAGTCTTGTGGatcatatgagaactcacacaggagagaagccattttcatgtgcagaatgtgtgaAGTGTTTTAGTCAAAAATCAAGTCTTGTGGatcatatgagaactcacacaggagagaagccattttcatgtccagaatgtgtgaagTGTTTTAGTCAAAAATCACATCTTGAAAAACAtaggagaactcacacaggagagaagccattttcatgtccagaatgtgtgaagAGTTTTAGTCAAAAATCACATCTTGAAAgacatatgagaactcacacaggagagaagccattttcatgtccagaatgtgtgaagagttttagtcataaatcacatcttgtggaacatatgagaactcacacaggagaggagccattttcatgtccagaatgtgtgaagAGTTTTAGTAAAAAATCACATCTTGAAAaacatatgagaactcacacaggagagaagccattttcatgtccagaatgtgtaaAGAGTTTTACACACAAAACAAGTCTTGTGCatcatatgagaactcacacaggagagaagccattttcatgtccagaatgtgtgaagtgttttagtcataaatcaagtcttgtgggacatatgagaactcacacaggagagaagccattttcatgtccagaatgtgtgaagTGTTTTAGTCAAAAATCACATCTTGAAAAACAtaggagaactcacacaggagagaagccattttcatgtccagaatgtgtgaagAGTTTTAGTCAAAAATCACATCTTGAAAgacatatgagaactcacacaggagagaagccattttcatgtccagaatgtgtgaagagttttagtcataaatcacatcttgtggaacatatgagaactcacacaggagaggagccattttcatgtccagaatgtgtgaagAGTTTTAGTAAAAAATCACATCTTGAAAaacatatgagaactcacacaggagagaagccattttcatgtccagaatgtgtaaAGAGTTTTACACACAAAACAAGTCTTGTGCatcatatgagaactcacacaggagagaagccattttcatgtccagaatgtgtgaagtgttttagtcataaatcacatcttgtgcatcatatgagaactcacacaggagagaagccattttcatgtccagaatgtgtgaagtgttttagtcataaatcaagtcttgtgggacatatgagaactcacacaggagagaagccattttcatgtccagaatgtgtgaagAGTTTTAGTAAAAAATCACATCTTGAAAaacatatgagaactcacacaggagagaagccattttcatgtccagaatgtgtaaAGAGTTTTACACACAAAACAAGTCTTGTGCatcatatgagaactcacacaggagaggagccattttcatgtccagaatgtgtgaagtgttttagtcataaatcacatcttgtgcatcatatgagaactcacacaggagagaagccattttcttgtCCAGAATGTGTGAAGTGTTTTAGTCATAAATCTAATCTTGAAAAACataagagaactcacacaggagagaagccattttcatgtccagaatgtgggaagtgTTTTAGTCAGAAATCTAGTCTTGAAAAACAtatgagaattcacacaggagagaagccatgttcaacaaaaaaacaaaccttcCACAACCCTCCACAGCTCTTAAAAATCCCATGTGGTGTACAGTATTTACAATAA